A portion of the Choristoneura fumiferana chromosome 6, NRCan_CFum_1, whole genome shotgun sequence genome contains these proteins:
- the lt gene encoding vacuolar protein sorting-associated protein light yields MALNIDSCESLPADEEPKLKYDRMGNDVQNILLKDAVSCICVHTKFICLGTQWGVIHLLDHEGNTVPLSQDGRDKELQAHAIAVNKISVDLNGDYIASCSDDGKVLVYGLYSEDNAHNLTLGRVVKSVALDPNYFKSGSGRRFLTGDNKLTLYEKTFLNRLRSTVLCECEGYVQAMAWHERFVAWASEVGVRVYDLHAKCSLGLIQWERSGPSIEDYRCNLLWSAPKTLMIGWVDTIRICVIRKRSQIELQTRDDTEYLVDPVHTFQTDYYISGLGPLENQLVLLGVPKERDEKTGKAQRPVLTVADYVDCEFSEVSTDCLNIRGYEEYSCNDYYLDMLIEENRFFIVSPKDIVIASPYDIDDRVNWLTEHGRYETAISVLEEVGGKTSKNSVMTVGVQYLDHLLSKRLYGEAAILCARICKSDKSMWESQIPKFSEVNQLRAISAYVPKNPEKALSSHLYEMIICEYLNVDPPGFLKVVQDWNPALYRTKVIINTVIERLLTSEVDSCIYLEALALLYCNQKRYDKALNTYLTLKHKDVFTLITKHNMYNVIHDKILDLMTLDCDKAISILVSSRSNIPVEVVKQQLENNDIYLFKYLDAYIKVEPNGKYHGELVKLYAKYAREKLLPFLKSSDNYPIERALDVCQSNKFYPEMVFLLGRIGNTREALQIIIEQLNDINQAINFCQEHNDKELWTDLIQQTVDKPEYVSLLLKRIGNYVDPRMLIENIQPGCEIKDLKDSLAKMMCDYHLQLSVQEACKPITLRNYFELHEKLISAQQRGISVTDDFLCSICQGRIIIRDLSKASDLIVYNCRHSFHIECLPDGMSCNNCAVCSASDVTNRVFGDQSGSN; encoded by the exons ATGGCTTTGAATATAGACAGCTGTGAGAGTTTACCTGCTGATGAGGAGCCCAAACTGAAATACGATCGGATGGGCAATGATGTGCAAAACATTCTTTTAAAGGACGCAGTGAGTTGTATTTGCGTGCATACGAAGTTTATCTGCCTGGGCACACAGTGGGGCGTGATCCACCTGCTCGACCATGAGGGGAACACGGTCCCGCTGTCGCAGGACGGCAGAGATAAGGAGTTGCAGGCTCATGCGATTGCCGTCAACAAGATATCCGTGGATTTGAACGGGGACTACATCGCGAGCTGCTCGGACGACGGCAAAGTGCTGGTCTATGGGCTGTACTCGGAGGACAATGCGCACAATCTGACATTAGGGAGGGTTGTGAAGTCGGTCGCACTGGATCCTAATTACTTCAAATCTGGTTCCGGCAGAAGATTTCTCACAG GTGACAACAAGTTGACACTATATGAGAAGACGTTCCTGAACCGTCTGCGCAGCACGGTGCTGTGCGAGTGCGAGGGCTACGTGCAGGCCATGGCGTGGCACGAGCGCTTCGTGGCGTGGGCCAGCGAGGTGGGCGTGCGCGTCTACGACCTGCACGCCAAGTGCTCGCTCGGCCTCATCCAGTGGGAGCGCTCCGGGCCCTCCATAGAGGACTACCGCTGCAACCTCCTCTGGTCCGCCCCCAAGACGCTCATGATCGGATGGGTCGACACCATTCGGATATGCGTCATACGAAAACGAAGTCAAATAGAACTGCAGACGCGGGACGACACAGAATACCTCGTGGACCCTGTACATACGTTTCAGACTGATTACTACATAAGCGGGCTCGGGCCGTTAGAGAACCAACTGGTGCTTCTGGGAGTACCCAAAGAGCGCGACGAGAAGACGGGAAAGGCGCAGAGACCCGTGCTCACGGTCGCCGACTACGTCGACTGCGAGTTCAGCGAGGTCTCCACGGACTGTCTCAACATCCGAGGCTATGAGGAATATTCCtgtaatgattattatttagaCATGCTTATTGAAGAGAATAGATTTTTTATCGTGTCACCTAAAGATATCGTTATAGCTAGCCCCTACGACATCGACGACCGCGTCAACTGGCTGACCGAACACGGGCGATACGAAACTGCTATTAGTGTTCTTGAAGAGGTTGGAGGAAAAACATCTAAGAATTCAGTTATGACAGTTGGAGTGCAGTACTTAGACCATTTATTATCGAAACGACTTTACGGGGAAGCAGCCATTCTCTGTGCCAGAATTTGTAAAAGTGACAAATCGATGTGGGAAAGTCAGATTCCTAAGTTTTCTGAAGTAAATCAACTTAGAGCAATCAGTGCTTATGTGCCGAAAAACCCGGAAAAGGCATTAAGTTCCCATCTTTACGAAATGATTATATGCGAATATCTCAATGTAGACCCTCCAGGCTTCCTCAAAGTAGTGCAGGACTGGAATCCAGCCCTTTATAGGACTAAAGTCATCATTAATACAGTAATAGAACGACTGTTGACTTCGGAAGTGGACTCTTGTATATATTTGGAAGCTCTGGCCTTATTATATTGTAATCAAAAAAGATATGATAAAGCTTTAAATACATACTTGACGCTAAAACACAAGGACGTCTTCACCTTGATCACGAAACACAATATGTACAATGTGATCCACGACAAGATTCTAGATCTAATGACACTCGATTGTGATAAGGCTATTTCTATTCTTGTAAGTTCCCGTAGCAATATACCTGTAGAAGTCGTAAAGCAACAATTAGAAAATAAtgacatttatttgtttaaatatctTGATGCGTATATAAAAGTGGAACCCAATGGAAAATATCATGGTGAACTCGTGAAACTTTATGCGAAGTACGCACGGGAAAAACTATTGCCTTTCTTAAAGAGTAGCGACAACTACCCTATTGAAAGAGCACTAGACGTATGTCAGAGTAACAAGTTTTATCCAGAGATGGTGTTCCTGCTCGGCCGCATCGGGAACACGCGGGAAGCGCTGCAAATCATAATCGAACAGTTGAATGACATCAACCAAGCAATCAATTTCTGCCAAGAGCACAACGACAAAGAACTGTGGACAGATTTAATTCAGCAAACTGTTGATAAACCAGAATATGTTTCGCTGCTGCTTAAGAGGATAGGTAATTATGTAGACCCGCGGATGCTGATTGAGAACATTCAGCCGGGCTGCGAGATCAAGGATCTGAAGGACTCGCTGGCGAAGATGATGTGTGATTACCACTTACAGCTCTCAGTGCAGGAAGCATGCAAGCCTATAACACTACGGAACTATTTTGAACTGCATGAAAAATTGATTTCCGCTCAGCAGCGAGGTATATCAGTGACGGATGATTTCTTATGTAGTATCTGCCAAGGGCGTATTATTATCAGAGACTTGTCTAAGGCGTCAGATCTAATAGTGTATAACTGTAGACATTCGTTTCATATAGAGTGCCTGCCTGATGGAATGTCGTGTAATAACTGCGCTGTGTGCAGCGCCAGTGACGTTACAAACCGAGTGTTTGGTGATCAGAGCGGGTCCAATTAA
- the LOC141428777 gene encoding DNA polymerase nu-like, with the protein MQLNQNHSYNVPQDLPAVTVPSSNELVKAVRIATADDDEILTANDIITPVINFADKQNKNLILSKKNYDNTPNVQTKKCLENHNFENNVNQIDMSIDKILKTNVDNNDLRDVNWADMFDTELFQDLNKRTHTIRPDIQNKENHLILQNSSDAASLEKNVEKNKAINIISTNKQSKKRNLDQMKDTKTITKNVKQAAIKEKNTEKETKNNFRKVKYTKAVKNWLNNFDPIMQYEDSPENIINNTDKAVNLPVDPTSNITKQITSNDNVGTPAITESTSINIEKKPKEKSKKVVQATLAQKDGKMKFKLPIKDQTASKPELADKKIIIKDTVKEKKAKPKFIAPIKSQIPVKSVQFDVCTVNESNLQRINSITDAISSDNNELVMVLVYSNGFCQLNNEHTATGCVPEGILVQLDDSYFYFKGDNAAYGEIIKELIEKFTVICYNGKQLLIHLILNFNIELEQYTFNINDAKIGGSLIDPDSPPENFADLQTLTTFTPEYTIATDCVLQKTAWYSNLLKECFAKLKTLLTDNSLWNVFVDIEMPLVPIIAGMEHRGVTVDSDKLKSMEEILLAKMNAMEQECYKAAGKTFQINSALQVRTILYDELQLDTKSNLKIKETIGIGAKSTSETMLRGLVSVHPLPRLILEYRHLHKAHATFVSGIAQHVKNGLVKPTWVQTAAATGRIASSNPNLQAIPKSPFSLVLFPDDGNPQEAPLNFRSVYTARAGHELLAADFKHIECRVFALCAGDDTLLAALQSDDLFRVLAAQWLGKAEAAVRAGERARTKRVVYASLYGAGARTLADILQEPYHQVLPVLASFHRTFPSLQRWARATVSLAARGALRSLTGRARRLPRLASADAAQRAHAERQAINFVVQASAADLCKKAMAATARRLRGAGLPAPLLLQIHDELLWELPRDHLLPAAAIIKEVMENIGRECGLAATLPVQLARGPSWGELQPLSLA; encoded by the exons ATGCAACTAAACCAGAACCATTCATATAATGTTCCTCAAGATTTGCCTGCTGTAACAGTACCATCATCTAACGAACTTGTGAAAGCAGTACGTATTGCTACAGCAGATGATGACGAAAtattaactgcaaatgacataATCACCCCAGTCATTAATTTTGCTGACAAACAaaacaagaatttaattttaagtaagaaAAATTATGATAATACGCCAAACGTGCAAACAAAAAAGTGTTTAGAAAATCACAACTTTGAGAATAATGTCAATCAAATTGATATGTCAATAGACAAAATTCTTAAAACAAATGTCGACAACAATGATCTCCGAGATGTTAATTGGGCTGATATGTTTGATACTGAATTGTTTCAAGATCTTAATAAACGAACGCATACGATAAGGCCAGatatacaaaataaagaaaaccatTTGATATTACAAAATTCAAGCGATGCTGCAAGTcttgaaaaaaatgttgaaaaaaataaGGCGATTAATATTAtctcaacaaacaaacaaagtaagAAACGCAACCTTGATCAAATGAAAGATACTAAAACGAttacaaaaaatgtaaaacagGCTGCAATTAAggaaaaaaacactgaaaaagagacaaaaaataattttaggaaAGTAAAGTATACCAAAGCAGTAAAAAATTGGCTTAATAATTTTGACCCTATTATGCAATACGAAGATTCTccagaaaatataattaataacacAGACAAAGCCGTTAACTTACCAGTGGACCCAACTTCGAATATTACTAAGCAAATTACAAGTAACGATAATGTTGGTACCCCTGCAATTACTGAATCAACCTCAATTAATATCGAGAAAAAACCAAAGGAAAAAAGTAAGAAGGTGGTTCAAGCAACGTTGGCTCAAAAGGATGGTAAGATGAAATTTAAACTGCCGATCAAAGACCAAACAGCGAGTAAGCCAGAGCTTGCtgataagaaaataataattaaagacaCAGTTAAGGAAAAAAAAGCCAAACCAAAGTTTATAGCTCCAATTAAATCACAGATTCCTGTAAAAAGTGTACAATTTGATGTATGCACAGTCAATGAAAGTAATTTACAGCGGATAAACAGTATTACTGATGCCATCAGCTCAGATAATAATGAACTTGTAATGGTTTTAGTTTACAG taatggtTTTTGCCAGTTGAACAATGAACATACGGCGACGGGTTGTGTCCCTGAAGGAATTTTAGTTCAGCTAGACGAcagctatttttatttcaaaggaGACAATGCAGCATATGG TGAAATTATTAAGGAGCTAATAGAAAAGTTCACTGTGATATGCTACAACGGCAAGCAACTTCTCATACacctaattttaaattttaacatagAGCTGGAACAGTATACTTTCAATATCAATGACGCCAAG ATAGGTGGAAGTCTCATAGACCCGGACAGTCCTCCAGAAAACTTTGCAGATCTACAAACGCTGACAACTTTCACCCCTGAATACACCATAGCAACTGATTGTGTGCTTCAGAAGACGGCTTGGTACAGCAACCTGCTGAAGGAGTGCTTTGCGAAGCTGAAAACGTTACTAACAGACAATTCGTTATGGAATGTGTTTGTTGATATTGAGATGCCGCTCGTGCCCATTATAGCGG GCATGGAGCACCGAGGCGTGACTGTAGACTCAGACAAACTAAAATCAATGGAGGAAATTCTCCTTGCAAAAATGAACGCGATGGAGCAAGAATGCTATAAAGCAGCTGGAAAAACATTTCAAATCAACTCTGCTTTGCAAGTTCGTACGATATTGTATGACGAGTTGCAGCTTGATACGAAgagtaatttgaaaattaaggAAACTATAGGCATAGGAGCTAAGTCTACTTCTGAAACCATG CTCCGAGGTCTCGTGTCCGTGCATCCACTTCCACGACTAATTCTGGAGTATCGACATCTCCACAAAGCGCATGCTACTTTTGTTAGTGGCATAGCCCAACACGTAAAGAATGGCTTGGTCAAACCTACTTG GGTGCAGACAGCTGCGGCGACCGGCCGCATCGCGTCGAGCAACCCCAATCTGCAGGCCATCCCAAAGTCACCCTTCAGTCTCGTCCTGTTCCCTGACGACGGTAATCCTCAAG AGGCTCCGTTGAACTTCCGTTCGGTGTACACGGCGCGTGCGGGGCACGAGTTGCTCGCGGCAGACTTCAAGCACATCGAGTGTCGCGTGTTCGCGCTGTGCGCCGGCGACGACACGCTGCTGGCCGCGTTGCAGAGCGACGACCTCTTCCGCGTGCTCGCCGCCCAGTG GCTGGGCAAGGCGGAGGCGGCGGTGCGGGCCGGGGAGCGCGCGCGCACCAAGCGCGTGGTGTACGCCAGCCTGtacggcgcgggcgcgcgcaCGCTGGCCGACATCCTGCAGGAGCCCTACCACCAGGTGCTGCCCGTGCTCGCCAGCTTCCACC GCACGTTCCCGTCGCTGCAGCGCTGGGCGCGCGCGACGGTGTCGCTGGCGGCGCGCGGGGCGCTGCGCTCGCTgacggggcgcgcgcgccgcctgccGCGGCTGGCCAGCGCCGACGCCGCGCAGCGCGCACACGCGGAGCGGCAAGCCATCAACTTCGTCGTACAAG CGTCGGCGGCCGACCTGTGCAAGAAGGCGATGGCGGCGACGGCGCGGCGCCTGCGCGGCGCGGGGCTCCCGGCGCCGCTGCTGCTGCAGATACACGACGAGCTGCTGTGGGAGCTGCCCCGAGACCACCTGCTGCCCGCTGCCG CGATAATAAAGGAGGTGATGGAGAACATCGGGCGCGAGTGCGGGCTGGCGGCCACGCTGCCGGTGCAGCTGGCGCGCGGGCCCAGCTGGGGCGAGCTGCAACCGCTCAGCCTGGCCTAG